The region CTTCCATATTATGCAAATAAAAATACTGAAGTTGGTACATTTAAAGAGATTACAGCTGTATTAGATGACCCTCAAAGTGTTAAAAATGATATTTCAACCTTTGCTGGACGTATGGTTGAGTTTTCTAAACTTTTCTCTTCAAAAAGTGCTATTGTTGGTGTTGATGAGATTGAGTTAGGAACAGATTCTGATGAAGCAGCTTCATTATTTAAGGTTATTATTGAAGAGTTGATACAAAAAGATATTAAAATCATCATAACAACTCACCACAAAAGATTGGCTTCTTTAATGGCAGCAAATGATGATGTAGAGTTAATAGCAGCACTTTATGATGAAGAAAACCAAAAACCAACATATGATTTTTTACAAGGAACTATTGGTAAATCTTATGCTTTTGAAACTGCAAGTAGATATGGTATTCCACATAATGTAATTAAAAAAGCTAAAGTTGTTTATGGTGAAGATAAAGATAAACTAAATGAACTTATTGAAAGAAGTAGTGCTTTAGAGATTGAATATAAGAAAAAGATTGAAAAACTTGAACATGAAATTTCAGAATATGAAAGACTAAATAGAAATATAAAAGAGCAAAAAGAGTCTTTAGATGAATTGATTTTTGAAGAAAAATCTAAACTTCATAAAGAGTACAAAGATGCAAGAAATGAAGCAAAAAAAGCTATTAAAGCAAAAATTGCCGAAGGTCATCAACACCTAAATATCGCCCATGAAAAAGCAAAATCAATAAAAACACAAAAAGTACAAGAGATAGAGCAAGATTTAAAAGTAGGGGATAGAGTAAAATACAGAAGTTCAAAAGGTGAGATTGTTTCTATAAAGGGTAAAAAAGCATTTATAGAAAATGATGCTGGTATGAAAATGCAAGTATTATTATCTGATTTAAAAAGAAGTGGAAATATACCTAAACCAAAACAAAAATCATCAGTAACTGTTCAAAAACCTAGTACTGGACATGTAAAATTAGATCTTCATGGCCAAAGAGCTGATGAAGCAATTGAAAATTTAGATAAATTTATTTCAGATGCATTAATAGCAGGTTTTGATGAAGTTTTAGTTTATCATGGAATTGGTACTGGAAAACTATCATTTGCTGTAAAACAGTTTTTAGATAAACATCCAAAAATCAAAAGATACACTGATGCTCATCCAAGTCAAGGTGGTTTTGGTGCAAAGGTAATTCAACTGTAAAGGCCTAAAATGGAACAAGAGTTACAAAATTTACAAAAGTTTTATGACATTATTATTGAGTTTTTTGTTAATTATAGTTTTCAAATTATTGGTGCAATAATAGTATTTATAATTGGTTGGTTTTTAGCTAATAAAATTGCTAGTGCAGTGGATGCACTTTGTAAAAGAAATGAATTAGATGTAACCCTAACAAAATTTATAGTAAATACTGTTAAATTTGGTTTGATTATTGGTGTTACAATTATAGCAGTTGGAAAACTAGGAATCACTCTTACTCCATTTATAGCAGGTATTGGTGCAGCATCACTTGGAGCTGGTTTAGCTCTACAAGGTACTTTATCAAATTATGGAGCAGGTCTTTCTATTATTATTGGAAGACCTTTTATAGTTGGAAATACAATTAGTGTAGAAGGTGTAAGTGGAGTAGTTGAAGAGATAAGACTTGCATATACTATTTTATCTACAGAAGATGGGGAAATTATCACAATACCAAATAAACATATTATTGGTGAAGTTTTAGTTAATTCTTTTGAAAATAGGGTTGTAGAAACTGTATTTGGTATAGATTACCATAGTGATCCTAAGCTTGCTATAGATGTTATTTCAAATGTTTTAAAAGAGTTTGATGAAATCTCACAAGAACCAAAAGCACAAATGGGTATAAAAGAGTTTGCAGATTTTTCTATAAATATAGAAGTTAGGTATTGGGCTCCTACAAAACTTTTTTTTGAAACACAATATAAAGTGAATATGGCAATTTATGATGCTTTTAAACAGAATAATATAAATATACCATTCCCTACATATAACCTAATTAAAAAAGATTAAAAGTTATTACTTAGCGTAATAACTTTTAAATACTTCTATAACTTTTTCAATATCTTTTTTTGAGATGTCTCTATGTAAAACAATTCTAAGTTTTCCATATCCTGAGATTAGAATATTTTTTTCTTTTAGATAATTAACTAATTTTTCTGAATCTTTAACTTCTATAAAAAGCATATTTGTATCATTTGATACTATTTTTATTTCATCTATTTTTTTTAGACTTTTTGTTAGCTTTTTAGCTAATTTATGGTCTTTTTTTAAATCTTTGATATTGTTTTCTAAAGCATAAAGTCCAGCTGAAGCTAAAAGTCCAGATTGTCTTAAACCACCACCTAACATTTTTCTATAATGTCTAGCTTCTTTTATAAACTCTTTTGAACCTGTTAAAACTGAACCAACTGGTGCACCTAAGCCTTTTGATAAACAAATAGATACCGAATCAAAGTATTTAGTAATATCACTTAGATTTATATCTAAATCAACAACTGCATTGAATACTCTTGCCCCATCAAGATGAAGTAAAAGATTGTTTTCTTTTGCAAATTTAGATGCTTTTTCTAAATATTTTAAATCAAGAACTTTTCCATTGTGAGTATTTTCAAGACATAAAAGTTTTGTTCTAGTATGATGGTTATCAATTGGTTTAATTTTACTTTTTACTTTTTGTAAATCTAAAGAAGCATCTTTTTCAAACTCTATTGGTTGTGGCTGAATAGAACCAACTACCGCTCCACCACCTGCTTCATATTTAAATATATGAGCTTCTTGCCCACAAATATATTCATCACCCCGTTGACAATGACTAAGTAAAGCCAAAAGGTTCGATTGTGTTCCACTTGGTACAAAAACAGCTGCTTCTTTTTTAG is a window of Halarcobacter sp. DNA encoding:
- the ltaE gene encoding low-specificity L-threonine aldolase gives rise to the protein MNNIIDLRSDTVTKPSKKMRDIIKNANVGDDVYGEDPSVIELENKIAKMAKKEAAVFVPSGTQSNLLALLSHCQRGDEYICGQEAHIFKYEAGGGAVVGSIQPQPIEFEKDASLDLQKVKSKIKPIDNHHTRTKLLCLENTHNGKVLDLKYLEKASKFAKENNLLLHLDGARVFNAVVDLDINLSDITKYFDSVSICLSKGLGAPVGSVLTGSKEFIKEARHYRKMLGGGLRQSGLLASAGLYALENNIKDLKKDHKLAKKLTKSLKKIDEIKIVSNDTNMLFIEVKDSEKLVNYLKEKNILISGYGKLRIVLHRDISKKDIEKVIEVFKSYYAK
- a CDS encoding mechanosensitive ion channel family protein, whose product is MEQELQNLQKFYDIIIEFFVNYSFQIIGAIIVFIIGWFLANKIASAVDALCKRNELDVTLTKFIVNTVKFGLIIGVTIIAVGKLGITLTPFIAGIGAASLGAGLALQGTLSNYGAGLSIIIGRPFIVGNTISVEGVSGVVEEIRLAYTILSTEDGEIITIPNKHIIGEVLVNSFENRVVETVFGIDYHSDPKLAIDVISNVLKEFDEISQEPKAQMGIKEFADFSINIEVRYWAPTKLFFETQYKVNMAIYDAFKQNNINIPFPTYNLIKKD
- a CDS encoding endonuclease MutS2; translated protein: MQEIFKKLDLLDYIDSFSKLLAREKSIIMEGDINLHFRLINELSNFDLKEPPKVANLDNALLHIQKQGVLKIYEIYEFIKIIDYFNYLKKFNFEGKLAEWIDRIIIPAEVLNICNYFDEKSNLKSGINEDYDAIGEAIYRNKQEIKQSLYKIINSTKLRSYLVDSQVHYINQEECILVRGGFNHILKATVINRSNSGFFYVVPHSVSALKQKQSDLINKQEEILLKVCKEVSSLFEKNLMFLKFINKEFDRFDHYQARLFFAKIGDKNFILPNKKGKNKLVEFRHPALHDPKAITIDFSKSVVMITGVNAGGKTMMLKSILSATLLSKYLLPYYANKNTEVGTFKEITAVLDDPQSVKNDISTFAGRMVEFSKLFSSKSAIVGVDEIELGTDSDEAASLFKVIIEELIQKDIKIIITTHHKRLASLMAANDDVELIAALYDEENQKPTYDFLQGTIGKSYAFETASRYGIPHNVIKKAKVVYGEDKDKLNELIERSSALEIEYKKKIEKLEHEISEYERLNRNIKEQKESLDELIFEEKSKLHKEYKDARNEAKKAIKAKIAEGHQHLNIAHEKAKSIKTQKVQEIEQDLKVGDRVKYRSSKGEIVSIKGKKAFIENDAGMKMQVLLSDLKRSGNIPKPKQKSSVTVQKPSTGHVKLDLHGQRADEAIENLDKFISDALIAGFDEVLVYHGIGTGKLSFAVKQFLDKHPKIKRYTDAHPSQGGFGAKVIQL